The window TGAGCGACTGAAAAGATAAGGAACAAGAAGTTAGACCTATATATGGTGAAGGTATTGTGTGGCTCACAGAAGTGGTCTTTCCTTGGTATCTGGAAATGGGTAGGAAGAGTTGTGAGTAGGTCTCCACAGGAGAAAGCTGGGATTGCCTCTCCAATGTAAGCATGGAAAAGTTTGGTAAAGAAATTGTTCATGAGACTCTTGATTGAGCcagttaaaaataaagtgattcTGATCTCAAGGAAGTGAGAATATGAGGAGATCCCCAAGAACCACATTTTGCTTCAGGATGTTGTGGGATTCTTCCTTTCAGATCTGTGGCTGCTGCATTTTGGGCTTTGGGATCTACCTGCTGATCCACAACAACTTGGGAGTGCTCTTCCATAACCTCCCCTCCCTCACGCTGGGCAATGTGTTTGTCATCGTGGGCTCTATTATCATGGTAGTTGCCTTCCTGGGCTGCATGGGATCTATCAAGGAAAACAAGTGTCTGCTTATGTCGGTAAGTCCTTACAGCAGATGTGGTGCCCCAAGTCGGGGAGATGGTGCCTAAATCCCAGGCAAGATGTTTCTTGGTAGATCACTTATAGGCACAGAAAGATCCTAGGAAAATGGGATTAGTACCTTAGATCGGCCAAGTCTGCCCAGACCAATAGTATATTATGTATGACTAGGGTCCCATGGACAGGTGAAAGAGGGCATTGCTATCCCCCTTGTagccatttttacactgctaatAATGACTTTTGTCATTATTATAATTCCCCTTTAcagcactttattttttctttatgtctgGATGAAATCAGGTGTCATCCATCTTCCAAAATCCTCCTCATGCTAGCTATTATTATGTACTTTCAGATTCTGACTCAGAGTCGTTAACTAATGGAAAATAATTTCTAGACTCTTTCCTCCCCAAATGCCAAAGGATGCTTCCTTAACTCATATCTGCACAAGATACTCCGTAGAGAGATCCAACTTAGGTGAGAGCTCTGGCTACAGCCATTGAGGTCTAATGTGAGAGATGCTAGAGCCTTTTGCATGTTCCCTATCAGGTACTATCCTGAGGAGTACCTTAAGGCTTAGGTTTTGCCTGTAAGCACAGTGCCTGCAGAGCACTGAGCTCTACATTTCTCTAGTGTTCCCAGAACAGAGCTTGGTGTAACAGTGCCACTCTACCAATAGGCGTGGGTTTCTAATCACCTTGGTTCTTCCTTAAGTCAGTTGGTTAATCTTTTTTCCATTATGGTTCAACattttggtggtggttttttttctttattttttttcttgttgttgttgttttggagatggagtttcactcttgttgcccaggctggagtgcaatggcatgatctcagctcaccacagcctccgcctcccgggttcaagccattctcctgcctcagcctcccgagtagctgggattacaggcatgtgccaccatgcccagctaattttgtatttttagtagagacagggtttctccatattggtcaagctggtttctaactcccgaccttaggtaatccacctgccttggcctcccaaagtgttgggattataggcgtaagccactgcgcccagtcggTATGGGTCAACCCTTAAACTGGAGCcaagagaaagaattaaaaaaaaaagtccctcttCTCAGACTAATGGCAAAGGATGGAAGATAGCAGACATGGGGTAAAGTAAATGTTTTAAGCAGTCAAAATTAACGTTGGGGTaaaaaaggtgaaggagaaggaataagtgaaaatgttttctgttgtGTATTATTAGCATAAAAGGAATAAGCATTGAAAGCTGGAAACAAATACGAGTTAGAACCATGGCTAGGACCCTTCTTTCCACCATTGTACAGGGCTCATCTCAGCCACTACCAGCAATCCTCCACCCAGAGGTATCCCTGATCTTGTAGAAAGGACCAGGCCCCAAATGATCTAGTTTACCGACCTTTTGCTTAACTGCTTCAAATGGCAGATGTCTAAATTACTTAATTTATTCAACAGGTGGTGTTGTGTATGTAGTATGCATGTAGTGCTCTGATAGGCACAGCAGGTAGGAGAGAGCAAAGAAGACAGTTGATCTGCCCTCTAGAGTCTAATTGTAGAAAAAGAACACATATTTTCACAAAACAAAAGAAGGCTTACAACGGCCCGAGGAGGCAGAACAGGAACATCCTGCACGTGTGCAAATGCCCCTGGATGCTCCCAGAGCTGAGTGGGAGTGGGACGAGAATAGGGATCAGTGCTGTGAGAATGTATCTGCTTTGTCCCAGTTCTTCATCCTGCTGCTGATTATCCTCCTTGCTGAGGTGACCTTGGCCATCCTGCTCTTTGTATATGAACAGAAGGTAAGTTATAAAGACAACAACTCATTGTCTTAATACTGAAAGTGGGGAGTATGCAGTGGAGAAGTTggtacaaaattacaaaataagtcCTATAATAGAGATAGAAATGAGGTGGAAGGATAGAGGAAACAGAGAGTAATTGTAATTGGgggaagaaaaaatttttatgaaagaGATTGTATCTGAGTGGTATCTTGAGAGGTGCCTGGAAAGAACAGTAAAACAAGTGTCTCTTCCTCTATTGCTTTCCTCTGTATTTGGCAGGAGAGAATGTCTGCCTCAGTGCCTAAGGATAGTCCTTGCTTTAATTGCCCCTTTTCCTCCCTTGTAAAGCCAGAGCTCTAGAAGAAAGCAAGCCTACTAAATACTTCCTCCTTCAATGCCACCTCATGCTCAGCATTTATGCCCATAGATAAACACCCTCCCCTCACCCTTAGTTCTGAGGAGACCATTTGGAAGGGAAGAGCAAGTGGAACCACTAACCTATACTGGAAATTCCTTATTCCTTGAACTCACCTGCTTTTTACCATGTCTCCTCTGCTGGAATGTGCCTGCCCAGCTGAATGAATATGTGGCTAAGGGTCTGACCGACAGCATCCACCGTTACCACTCAGACAATAGCACCAAGGCAGCGTGGGACTCCATCCAGTCATTTGTGAGTACAGGTGGAATCCTCTTCAGATCAGCCCAGACTTCATTTTCAAGCCTAAATCCTTGGGGGCTAGTTCCTTTTTCTGGAAGTTTCAGAATCTAAGGTCCACATCCCTGAATCCCAGAATAATGCCTTGGCTATCACAAACATGGGAGTCCAGTAATTAGTCTGATTAGTACAAAGTTCTCTACATtctctctttcatctttttctaACATGAATAGGTTTATTATCTAAGTTCTACTAGGATGTGAAGAAGACCCAAACACAGCAAACTGGATTAGTTtatgtattttccaaaattttactgAAAACAGCATTGTATAACACAAGAAATTGCCATTGAATTCCTGAGTTGCCCAAATCAGGCTTGTTACCTAGCCCACCAAAACCCCATTCCTCATGTGCTGTTTCCACCCacaaacatgtatatgtatatgtacagcATGTACAAGCTCTGCATTCCTGACGTGATGTGTTGGGAGATAAAGATGGAGCTTTGCACCAGTATAATCTATTTGTGTCTCAAAACAGTACCACTATGACCACACGCCAGCCTAGTGTGGAGTAGAAGAAATGGCACAGGAATGAGAGCCTGGAGACCAGAATTGGGTAGCCCTGGGGTAGTCACTTAACTTATCTAGATctccaattctttattttttcaattcagtttagaaaactttttattatataatttttagaaatatacaaaagtaaagagaaaaacagaaaaatgaatctCCCAACTCTTCAACAGTTAACATTTTCCAGTGTCATCTCATCTAATTCCCCACACTTTTCTCGTTAGAATACGTTAAAGCAAATACTAGACAATATATTATTTCACCCACTAAATATAAAAGAACTTCTTTTTAATACgcctaaaattttataatttcttaatacCACTAATAAAGTCTATAATTAAATTTCCctaattttctcaaaaaattttagTTGACTTGTTCAAATCAAGATCTTAACAAGGCCtatgtgtttatatttgaatgataGGTCTCTCTATTTATCTTTTAATCTATAATAGTACACCTCTTTGTTCTTGCTCTTTGTAGAAAGAAATTAGGCTATTTGTCCTTTAGACTTCTCCACTCTCTAGATCTGGCTAGTTGCTTCCTCGAGTATTTTGGTATTAGGGAGTCTCTGTCTCCCATAAGCCCCATGAATTTAAAAGTttgatgtggtttttgttttgtggtaAGGTTGCCATAGCTGTCACTTCCTGTTGCATCGTGTAAGCAGGTACATAATGTCTGACGGTCCTCCTTACTATGATCTTAAGACACAGTAAGATTGGTTGGTGGGTCCAGGGGTGGTCAGCCTAATCCCTCCATTATGCAGTCCCTGGGTGCCTTATTCTTGATCTGTAAAATGTGActagattggccgggcgcggtggctcacgcttgtaatcccagtactttgggaggccgaggcgggcggatcacgaggtcaggagattgagaccacggtgaaaccccgtctctactaaaaatacaaaaaaattagccgggcgtggtggcgggcgcctgtagtcccagctacttggagaggctgaggcaggagaatggcgtgaacccgggaggcggagcttgcagtgagccgagattgcgccactgcactccagcctgggcgacagagcgagactccgtctcaaaaaaaaaaaaaaaaaaaaaaaaaaatgtgactagATTAAGCACAGGGGTCTCTACTCCACAGGGATCTTATGTGAATGAAATGGTATAACAGATTAGAAAGCACTTTGTTTCAAGGAGCCCATAGTAATCAGACCAATTCTGGACTTCTGCTATAGAGTCAGATCTGAAAGGCCCACCTTTTCCTCTAAGGTCCACAGCCTTTTTTCACTGTTGACTTTCTAACCATCATCATTTTGGGGGTTTGGCTTTTAGCTGCGGTGTTGTGGTATAAATGGCACGAGTGATTGGACCAGTGGCCCACCAGCATCTTGCCCCTCAGATCCAAAAGTGGAGGTAATTTTGTTGGCAATGTTTCTGTTATTGACCTCtttgtttaaatgtttaattacCTTGGAAACTGCAGTCATAGAGGACCTGGACCTTCTATCGAGAAACAGGGGACCTTGAATAAAAGAGAGGCCAGGGCAACCACCTTGGGTAATTAGAAAAGTCAGAAAAACATAGGAACAAACTCATTTAGACTAGAGACACTGTGATTGATATTGCTACACTAGACTATTACATTAGAGGGGAACAGTTACTTTTGTGTGAAAGTAGGAGAGGGTTGTGTCTAGATATTTCTTAAGCAAGAAGTAGGTCTCCTTATGGTTAAAAGTGAAATGTATGGGGTTGAGATAGAAAagtttctccctctccctcttcctctgctCTTCTTCCTTGGAGATGGCAGAATCCAGCCCCTTAGGAAAATGAATCATAGGTGAAGGAGTAAGGAATTGAGGGAGACAGAGTTAGTGGAACTACTGAAACAACCTGTCCAATTCATTTGGACCTCCAGAATAGGCTCTGAGAGGAAGCCACAACTATCTTCCAACTAGACCAGATCCCTGAGGTCTTGCCTCCTCATGTTATCTGCTCCTGAAGGGGTTTGGAAATCTCCAGGATTTTTCAGGTTTGTAGAGAAAGACTAGGACACCCACTGACCAGCAACTGTCCTGGCGCTTGGTAGGGCTATGATGGATTTACTGAATGTTGAAGCAGAAAGTGAAATGCAAACCAATTTTAGTATTGCATGCCCTATGTTAATCTCTGGTCAGCACTGAGTGCTCAAAGACAGTAGGACGTAGGTTGCTGACCTGCCTCTTAGAAGCTAGTTTAACTCAGTGGGTAAGGATCTGGGACTTCTACATTAGGTACCACTGTAATGATAACAACACCAGAAAAGTCTCTAGTTTAATATTTCCCACCTTATGCCTGTTTCTTCATtcatgcaaagaaaataaaaatataatacctaAGTCTCTTGTATTACATAAAGCAAAGTGCAAAGCACTGTATCTTCCAAATAATCCTCTTGATATGGTGGAATTATAGAGTAGTATCATTTGTAACTGAAATGTTTTCTAGGGTTGCTATGCGAAAGCAAGGCTGTGGTTTCATTCCAATTTCCTGTATATCGGAATCGTCACCATCTGTGTATGTGTGATTGAGGTAAGAGCTTAACcacaggattattgtgaggattacatgaatTAAGCCAGGTAAGGTTTCAGAATAATACCAGGTACACAGTATTTACAcaataaattttagctatttttgCTAGTATCTGAATTCCCCCAGGCAAGTAGCAAATAATGTAATTAACAATTTGCTTTAAGGTATATAGAAAATGTGCTATAAGAACACCTCtcgcctgggcgtggtggctcaagcctgtaatcccagcactttgggaggccgaggcgggaggatcacgaggtcaggagatcgagaccatcctagctaacatggtgaaaccccatctctactaaaaatacaaaaaattagccaga of the Symphalangus syndactylus isolate Jambi chromosome 12, NHGRI_mSymSyn1-v2.1_pri, whole genome shotgun sequence genome contains:
- the CD53 gene encoding leukocyte surface antigen CD53 isoform X1, which codes for MLRVRGQEYHGMGMSSLKLLKYVLFFFNLLFWICGCCILGFGIYLLIHNNLGVLFHNLPSLTLGNVFVIVGSIIMVVAFLGCMGSIKENKCLLMSFFILLLIILLAEVTLAILLFVYEQKLNEYVAKGLTDSIHRYHSDNSTKAAWDSIQSFLRCCGINGTSDWTSGPPASCPSDPKVEGCYAKARLWFHSNFLYIGIVTICVCVIEVLGMSFALTLNCQIDKTSQTIGL
- the CD53 gene encoding leukocyte surface antigen CD53 isoform X2, whose amino-acid sequence is MGMSSLKLLKYVLFFFNLLFWICGCCILGFGIYLLIHNNLGVLFHNLPSLTLGNVFVIVGSIIMVVAFLGCMGSIKENKCLLMSFFILLLIILLAEVTLAILLFVYEQKLNEYVAKGLTDSIHRYHSDNSTKAAWDSIQSFLRCCGINGTSDWTSGPPASCPSDPKVEGCYAKARLWFHSNFLYIGIVTICVCVIEVLGMSFALTLNCQIDKTSQTIGL